In Haloterrigena turkmenica DSM 5511, a single genomic region encodes these proteins:
- a CDS encoding PRC-barrel domain-containing protein, with protein MSDILAENLSGKSVMGSDGTELGLLYNITMDLKSGKLHDLVIDPDNEISPRTVDFDVDDAGRFLVPVNRVQAVKDYIVVQR; from the coding sequence ATGAGCGATATACTCGCTGAAAATCTCTCGGGGAAGTCCGTCATGGGTTCCGACGGCACCGAGCTCGGATTGCTCTACAACATCACCATGGACCTCAAATCCGGTAAACTCCACGATCTCGTTATCGATCCCGATAACGAAATCTCCCCGCGAACGGTCGACTTCGACGTCGACGACGCGGGCCGATTCCTCGTCCCCGTCAACCGCGTTCAGGCGGTCAAAGACTACATCGTCGTCCAGCGCTAA
- the infB gene encoding translation initiation factor IF-2, whose product MSNTDTHDPTSLRTPIVAVLGHVDHGKTSLLDKIRGSAVIEGEAGAITQHIGATAVPLDIISTIAGDLVDPDDFDLPGLLFIDTPGHHSFTTLRSRGGALADIAILVVDVNDGFQPQTLEALDILKRSQTPFIVAANKIDTVPGWSVNEDTPINDTYESQSDRVRQRLDEKLYEIIGNLSDEGFSADLYWRVQNFQRNVGVVPVSAMTGEGVPDLLTVMMGLSQRYMKEEMEIDVSGPGVGTVLEVKEEKGFGKTVDIVLYDGTIREDDTIVVGGQNDPIVTEVRALLQPRPLAEIRTESRFENVDEVGAAAGIKVAAPELGDAMAGAPVRVVRDRDLEDVIEEVQAELASIAVDTAEEGVVVKADTLGSLEAMADALDEAEVPIVRAEVGDVAPRDISVASTAEDPKQQVILGFNVDVLSDAEHRAETDDVTIFTDEVIYQLVEEYDEYVEGIEQAQQDTILENISRPARFRILPDHTFRQNDPAVVGVEVNSGTVQNNATVVKFEGNEPERVGQIKGIQEQGEDVDEARAGNRVSVAIDGPTVGRQIEEDDELWIQIPEKHAKILEQELADEIPADELEALNMYLDKQRSRDPFWGK is encoded by the coding sequence ATGTCGAATACGGATACGCACGACCCCACATCTCTCAGAACGCCGATCGTCGCCGTCCTCGGACACGTCGATCACGGCAAGACCAGTCTCCTCGACAAGATACGCGGCTCCGCGGTGATCGAGGGCGAAGCGGGCGCCATCACTCAGCACATCGGCGCGACGGCCGTCCCGCTGGACATCATCTCCACGATCGCGGGCGACCTCGTCGACCCCGACGACTTCGACCTGCCCGGCCTGCTCTTTATCGACACGCCGGGTCACCACTCCTTTACGACGCTTCGCTCGCGGGGCGGCGCGCTCGCTGACATCGCGATCCTCGTCGTCGACGTCAACGACGGCTTCCAGCCCCAGACGCTGGAGGCGCTGGACATCCTCAAACGCTCCCAGACGCCTTTCATCGTCGCGGCGAACAAGATCGACACCGTCCCCGGCTGGTCGGTCAACGAGGACACGCCGATCAACGACACCTACGAGTCCCAGTCCGACCGCGTCCGCCAGCGACTCGACGAGAAACTCTACGAGATCATCGGGAACCTGAGCGACGAAGGGTTCTCCGCCGACCTCTACTGGCGGGTTCAGAACTTCCAGCGCAACGTCGGCGTCGTCCCCGTCTCGGCGATGACCGGCGAAGGCGTGCCGGACCTGCTGACCGTGATGATGGGCCTCTCCCAGCGGTACATGAAAGAGGAGATGGAGATCGACGTCTCCGGCCCCGGCGTCGGCACCGTCCTCGAGGTCAAAGAGGAGAAAGGGTTCGGGAAGACGGTCGACATCGTCCTCTACGACGGCACGATCAGGGAGGACGACACGATCGTCGTCGGCGGACAGAACGATCCGATCGTCACCGAGGTCCGCGCGCTGCTCCAGCCCCGCCCGCTCGCGGAGATTCGAACCGAGAGCCGCTTCGAGAACGTCGACGAGGTCGGCGCCGCGGCCGGGATCAAGGTCGCCGCGCCCGAACTCGGTGACGCGATGGCCGGCGCACCGGTCCGAGTGGTCCGCGACCGGGACCTCGAGGACGTCATCGAGGAAGTCCAGGCCGAACTCGCCTCGATCGCGGTCGACACCGCCGAAGAGGGCGTCGTCGTCAAGGCCGACACGCTGGGGAGCCTCGAGGCGATGGCCGACGCGTTAGACGAGGCGGAGGTGCCGATCGTCCGCGCGGAGGTCGGCGACGTCGCGCCGCGCGACATCTCGGTCGCGTCGACGGCCGAGGACCCGAAACAGCAGGTCATCCTCGGGTTCAACGTCGACGTCCTCTCCGACGCCGAACACCGCGCCGAGACCGACGACGTGACGATCTTCACCGACGAGGTCATCTACCAGCTCGTCGAGGAGTACGACGAGTACGTCGAGGGGATCGAACAGGCCCAGCAGGACACAATTCTCGAGAACATCTCGCGGCCCGCTCGATTCCGCATCCTGCCGGACCACACGTTCCGCCAGAACGACCCCGCGGTCGTCGGCGTCGAGGTCAACTCCGGCACCGTCCAGAACAACGCCACCGTCGTGAAGTTCGAGGGCAACGAGCCCGAACGCGTCGGCCAGATCAAGGGCATCCAGGAACAGGGTGAGGACGTTGACGAGGCCCGGGCCGGTAACCGCGTCTCCGTCGCCATCGACGGCCCGACCGTCGGCCGCCAGATCGAGGAAGACGACGAGCTCTGGATCCAGATCCCCGAGAAACACGCGAAGATCTTAGAGCAGGAGCTGGCCGACGAGATCCCCGCCGACGAACTCGAGGCGCTGAACATGTACCTCGACAAGCAGCGCAGCCGGGATCCGTTCTGGGGCAAGTAG
- a CDS encoding cyclophilin-like family protein, with protein MTDLTVTVGDRTLAADWTDDAPETRAALETALPVGGDAVRWGDELYFDVALDVPPENAREVVPEGAIAYWPAGGKLCLFWGETPASQNGEPRAAAPVTVVARVEDCDALADLEGGARLRLERAE; from the coding sequence ATGACCGACCTCACCGTTACCGTCGGCGACCGAACGCTGGCGGCCGACTGGACCGACGACGCCCCCGAGACGAGGGCGGCGCTCGAGACGGCCCTGCCGGTCGGCGGCGACGCCGTCCGCTGGGGCGACGAGTTGTATTTCGACGTCGCGCTCGACGTTCCGCCCGAAAACGCCCGCGAGGTCGTTCCCGAGGGCGCGATCGCGTACTGGCCGGCCGGCGGGAAGCTGTGTCTGTTCTGGGGCGAGACACCCGCCAGCCAGAACGGCGAACCGCGCGCCGCCGCGCCCGTTACCGTCGTCGCTCGAGTCGAGGACTGCGACGCGCTGGCCGATCTCGAGGGCGGAGCGCGGCTGCGACTCGAGCGCGCGGAGTGA
- a CDS encoding PH domain-containing protein, translating into MASHERRTALEFDEPDTGFQAGFGFYVGLVAAGVAATAGLLAGVTTATLLGILPSTVTAVAIAGHILTRRARGLPERIGRSRWRRLACYAPPIAFAATLALPLVAPIEATGRFVVLTLVVTLLTGVAAYGVDRMARNRYIDAITADEPAAVWTWRRTGLTSGGIVFGACLVITIGGGLYSTIAWGLSVGPFMVLYGFIFLLQWYGIGGEWLDFEQNEQGTPPTIRAHEAGLVVERSVSSTFVPWDDVADVRLTDDELVFERRWLDLRCDRAAIDDPEATLEGIHRARGRTDRAD; encoded by the coding sequence GTGGCGTCTCACGAACGACGAACAGCCCTCGAGTTCGACGAGCCGGACACCGGCTTTCAGGCCGGATTCGGGTTCTACGTCGGCCTCGTCGCGGCCGGCGTCGCGGCGACTGCGGGGCTCCTGGCCGGCGTCACCACTGCGACGTTGCTCGGCATCCTGCCGTCGACGGTGACGGCGGTCGCGATCGCCGGCCACATCCTCACGAGACGGGCCCGCGGCCTGCCCGAGCGGATCGGCCGGAGCCGCTGGCGACGACTGGCCTGCTACGCGCCGCCGATCGCGTTCGCGGCGACGCTGGCGCTCCCGCTCGTCGCGCCGATCGAAGCGACCGGCCGGTTCGTCGTCCTGACGCTCGTCGTGACGCTCCTAACCGGCGTCGCGGCGTACGGCGTCGATCGGATGGCCCGCAACCGGTACATCGACGCGATCACGGCGGACGAGCCCGCCGCGGTCTGGACGTGGCGACGGACCGGCCTCACGTCCGGCGGGATCGTGTTCGGTGCCTGTCTGGTGATCACGATCGGCGGCGGCCTCTACAGCACGATCGCGTGGGGACTGAGCGTCGGTCCATTCATGGTCCTCTACGGGTTCATATTTCTCCTCCAGTGGTACGGCATCGGCGGCGAATGGCTCGATTTCGAGCAGAACGAACAGGGGACACCCCCGACGATCCGCGCCCACGAGGCCGGGCTCGTCGTCGAGCGATCCGTCTCGAGCACGTTCGTTCCGTGGGACGACGTCGCGGACGTGCGGCTGACCGACGACGAACTCGTCTTCGAGCGCCGGTGGCTCGACCTGCGCTGTGATCGCGCGGCGATCGACGACCCCGAGGCGACCCTCGAGGGAATCCATCGCGCCCGCGGGCGAACGGACCGCGCGGATTGA